From Fusarium fujikuroi IMI 58289 draft genome, chromosome FFUJ_chr07, a single genomic window includes:
- a CDS encoding probable tryptophan synthase: MDAIKQTFRRCKEQNRSALVTYVTAGYPKPEDTPNILLALEKGGADVIEVGAPFTDPIADGPTIQTANTIALENGVTIESTLAMVKEARSRGLKAPVMLMGYYNPLLSYGEEKLLQDCHSSGINGFIVVDLPPEEAISFRKLCNKGRLSYVPLIAPATSDTRMKILCQLADSFIYVVSRMGVTGATGTLNANLPDLLERVKKYSGNKPAAVGFGVSTREHFLSVATLSDGVVVGSQIITTIKNAAPGQALADVEKYCAYLSGRDSDENTREVGLVEAVAGAKEPSGENVTVSGTVTDADITAEEDSALVAQLAALHGKIPERFGEFGGQYVPESLMDCLSQLEDGFNAIKDDPSFWEEYRSYYEYMGRPGHLHLAERLTEHAGGANIWLKREDLNHTGSHKINNALGQLLLARRLGKKRIIAETGAGQHGVATATVCAKFGMECTVYMGAEDVRRQALNVFRMRLLGAKVVAVEAGSKTLRDAVNEALRAWVVDLDTTHYIIGSAIGPHPFPTIVRTFQSVIGNETKQQMLEKRGKLPDAVVACVGGGSNAVGMFYPFENEPTVKLLGVEAGGDGVDTARHSATLTGGSKGVLHGVRTYVLQDKHGQITETHSVSAGLDYPGVGPELSSWKDNERAKFIAATDAEAFLGFKLMSQLEGIIPALETAHGIFGAIELAKTMKKGEDIVICLSGRGDKDVQSVADELPKLGPKIGWDLRF, translated from the exons ATGGACGCTATCAAACAGACTTTCAGGCGCTGCAAGGAGCAGAACAGG TCTGCGCTGGTAACATATGTCACTGCTGGCTACCCCAAGCCCGAGGACACGCCCAACATCCTTCTGGCTCTCGAGAAGGGTGGCGCCG ACGTTATCGAAGTCGGTGCGCCGTTCACCGACCCAATTGCCGACGGTCCTACTATTCAAACTGCCAATACG ATCGCTCTCGAAAATGGCGTCACAATCGAGTCCACACTGGCGATGGTGAAGGAGGCCCGATCTCGCGGTCTCAAGGCCCCCGTTATGCTTATGGGATACTACAATCCTCTTCTAAGCTACGGCGAGGAGAAGCTGCTCCAGGACTGCCACTCCTCCGGTATCAATGGCTTCATCGTCGTTGACTTGCCTCCCGAGGAGGCTATTTCCTTCCGAAAGCTCTGCAACAAGGGCCG TCTCTCATATGTTCCTCTTATCGCTCCTGCTACATCAGATACCCGAATGAAGATTCTCTGCCAGCTCGCCGATTCATTCATCTACGTCGTCTCCCGCATGGGCGTCACTGGCGCTACCGGCACTCTTAACGCGAATCTTCCCGACCTTCTGGAGCGGGTGAAGAAGTACAGCGGCAACAAGCCCGCCGCTGTCGGTTTCGGTGTCAGCACTCGAGAGCACTTCCTAAGTGTAGCTACTTTGTCAGACGGTGTCGTCGTCGGCAGTCAGATCATTACCACCATCAAGAACGCCGCTCCTGGCCAGGCTCTTGCCGATGTCGAGAAGTATTGTGCCTACCTATCAGGCCGCGATTCCGATGAGAACACACGAGAGGTCGGTcttgttgaggctgttgctggtgcTAAGGAGCCCAGCGGTGAGAATGTCACCGTCAGTGGTACTGTCACAGATGCCGATATCACTGCCGAGGAGGACAGCGCCCTGGTTGCTCAGCTCGCTGCTCTTCACGGCAAGATCCCGGAGCGATTTGGCGAGTTCGGTGGTCAGTACGTTCCTGAGAGTCTGATGGACTGCCTGTCACAACTGGAGGATGGATTCAACGCGATCAAAGACGACCCTTCTTTCTGGGAAGAATACCGGTCTTACTACGAGTACATGGGGCGACCCGGCCACTTGCACTTGGCTGAGCGACTCACTGAGCACGCTGGTGGTGCCAACATCTGGCTCAAGCGTGAGGATCTGAACCACACTGGTAGtcacaagatcaacaatGCTCTGGGacagcttctccttgcccGAAGACTCGGAAAGAAGCGCATCATCGCTGAGACCGGTGCTGGTCAGCACGGTGTCGCTACCGCTACCGTTTGTGCCAAGTTCGGCATGGAGTGCACAGTTTACATGGGAGCC GAAGACGTCCGAAGACAGGCCCTCAACGTTTTCCGTATGCGACTTCTCGGCGCTAAGGTTGTTGCTGTCGAAGCTGGCAGCAAGACTCTTCGAGACGCTGTCAACGAGGCCCTTCGCGCTTGGGTCGTTGACTTGGACACTACCCACTACATCATCGGTTCTGCCATCGGACCCCACCCCTTCCCTACCATTGTCCGAACCTTCCAGTCAGTGATCGGCAACGAGACCAAGCAACAAATGCTCGAGAAGCGAGGCAAGCTTCCCGATGCCGTTGTGGcttgtgttggtggtggcagTAACGCTGTTGGCATGTTCTACCCCTTCGAGAATGAGCCTACTGTCAAGCTTCTGGGTGTTGAGGcaggtggtgatggtgttgacacCGCCAGACATAGTGCTACTCTCACTGGTGGTTCCAAGGGCGTCTTACATGGTGTACGGACGTACGTTCTCCAGGACAAGCACGGTCAAATCACCGAGACACATTCCGTTTCGGCTGGTCTCGATTACCCCGGTGTCGGACCGGAGCTGAGCTCTTGGAAGGACAATGAGCGAGCCAAGTTCATTGCTGCCACTGATGCTGAGGCATTCCTtggcttcaagctcatgagTCAGCTCGAGGGTATCATTCCTGCTCTCGAGACTGCTCACGGTATCTTTGGTGCCATTGAGCTTGCCAAGACAATGAAGAAGGGTGAGGATATTGTCATCTGCCTGAGTGGCCGTGGTGACAAGGACGTGCAGAGCGTCGCTGATGAGCTGCCCAAGTTGGGCCCCAAGATTGGCTGGGATCTCCGTTTCTAG
- a CDS encoding related to ribosomal protein of the large subunit, mitochondrial translates to MRLRTTTSQKSQLQKVIDIVDDQRISKGALRARKSPPASTPIEDQCLVYNWKIAIRDSITNIMASWAPARPALKALASLSTTTPARLFSTTLPQQTKTIKSHLLPNRLIPPYPYGERRVYKQSNKGLYGSARIRFGNTVAEKYNNKARRFWRPNVHVKVFRLPAIQANVKTRLTLRVLKTIRREGGLQEYLLKSKPARIKELGPGGWNLRWLLMQSKDIQKRFNEERIALGMPPKEIEDRDDIIQYALDFATPGPLSKRSQATLGELLAREFVLGDEDLADLEGIQELSDEDEALLFKQLDAEMEARKTRGEQKITV, encoded by the coding sequence ATGCGCCTCCGAACAACGACATCCCAAAAATCTCAACTCCAAAAGGTCATTGATATTGTCGACGATCAGCGCATCTCGAAGGGGGCACTCCGCGCTCGAAAATCTCCGCCTGCCTCGACACCCATTGAAGACCAATGTCTCGTATATAACTGGAAAATCGCAATCCGAGACTCGATAACCAATATCATGGCATCCTGGGCCCCCGCTCGGCCGGCTCTGAAGGCCCTGGCCTCATTATCGACAACGACTCCCGCCCGACTATTCAGCACAACTCTTCCTCAGCAGACCAAGACGATCAAGTCACATCTTCTACCCAACCGTCTGATCCCCCCATACCCCTATGGCGAGCGAAGAGTCTACAAGCAGTCCAACAAGGGTCTATACGGCTCAGCGAGAATTCGTTTCGGCAACACTGTTGCGGAAAAGTACAACAACAAGGCCCGTCGATTCTGGCGTCCAAACGTTCACGTCAAGGTCTTCAGGCTACCCGCCATACAAGCCAACGTCAAGACCCGCCTCACACTCCGAGTTCTCAAGACCATCCGCCGAGAGGGTGGTCTCCAGGAATATCTTCTAAAGAGCAAGCCCGCCAGGATAAAGGAGCTTGGCCCCGGTGGCTGGAACTTGAGATGGCTGCTCATGCAGTCCAAGGACATTCAGAAGCGGTTTAATGAGGAGCGCATTGCTTTGGGCATGCCGCccaaggagattgaggacCGGGATGATATTATTCAGTATGCGCTCGATTTCGCTACTCCAGGCCCCCTAAGCAAGCGTAGTCAAGCAACTCTGGGTGAACTTCTGGCGCGGGAGTTTGTGTTGGGTGACGAGGATTTGGCTGATTTGGAGGGCATTCAAGAGTTGTcagacgaggacgaggccCTGTTATTCAAGCAGCTCGATGCAGAGATGGAAGCCAGAAAAACGCGAGGCGAGCAAAAGATTACGGTGTAA
- a CDS encoding probable aspartate aminotransferase, mitochondrial precursor, with protein sequence MLSTLRVASRQAARPAQFNLVAIRAASHWANVPQGPPAILGITEAFKADKNSKKINLGVGAYRDDAGKPYVLPSVREAELKVVDAKLNKEYAGITGVPEFPPAAAKLAYGPKNPALDRITITQTISGTGALRVGAAFLQKFFPGEKKIYIPTPSWANHKAVFNHAGLEVEQYRYYDKKTIGLDFEGLIADVKGAPNGSVFLFHACAHNPTGVDPTQEQWKQISDVVKEKGHFAFFDMAYQGFASGDTDKDAFAVRYFVEQGHNIALCQSFAKNMGLYGERIGAFSIVCADAEEKKRVDSQLKIIIRPLYSNPPIHGARIASEILNSPTLYKQWLGEVKQMADRIITMRALLKDNLEKLGSKHDWSHITSQIGMFAYTGLTAEEMTRLAEEFSVYATKDGRISVAGITSENVGRLAEAIYKVKG encoded by the exons ATGCTGTCCACTCTCCGAGTAGCCAGCCGCCAGGCTGCCCGTCCTGCTCAGTTCAACCTGGTTGCCATTCGCGCTGCCTCTCACTGGGCTAACGTTCCTCAAGGTCCTCCT GCCATTCTTG GTATCACTGAAGCTTTCAAGGCCGACAAgaacagcaagaagatcaaccTGG GTGTCGGTGCCTACCGTGACGATGCTGGAAAGCCCTACGTTCTCCCCTCTGTCCGTGAGGCCGAGCTCAAGGTCGTCGATGCCAAGTTGAACAAGGAGTACGCCGGAATCACTGGTGTTCCCGAGTTCCCTCCCGCCGCCGCCAAGCTGGCCTACGGTCCCAAGAACCCCGCCCTTGAtcgcatcaccatcacccaGACCATCTCTGGTACCGGTGCCCTCCGTGTTGGTGCTGCTTTCCTCCAGAAGTTCTTCCCcggcgagaagaagatctacATCCCTACCCCCTCATGGGCTAACCACAAGGCCGTCTTCAACCATGCCGGTCTTGAGGTCGAGCAGTACCGCTACTATGACAAGAAGACCATCGGCCTTGACTTCGAGGGTCTGATTGCTGACGTCAAGGGTGCCCCCAACGGCAGTGTCTTCCTTTTCCACGCTTGCGCTCACAACCCTACCGGTGTTGACCCTACCCAGGAGCAGTGGAAGCAGATCTCTGACGTcgtgaaggagaagggccACTTTGCCTTCTTCGATATGGCTTACCAAGGCTTTGCCAGCGGTGACACCGACAAGGATGCCTTCGCTGTCCGCTACTTCGTTGAGCAGGGCCACAACATTGCCCTGTGCCAGTCTTTTGCCAAGAACATG GGTCTCTATGGTGAGCGTATTGGTGCCTTCTCCATCGTCTGCGCCGAtgccgaggagaagaagcgtgTCGACTCTcagctcaagatcatcatccgACCTCTGTACTCCAACCCTCCAATTCACGGTGCCCGCATCGCCTCCGAGATCCTCAACAGCCCTACTCTCTACAAGCAGTGGCTCGGTGAGGTCAAGCAGATGGCTGAccgcatcatcaccatgcgCGCCCTCCTCAAGGAtaaccttgagaagctcggcTCCAAGCACGACTGGTCTCACATCACCAGTCAGATCGGCATGTTCGCTTACACCGGACTGACTGCTGAGGAGATGACCCGCCTTGCTGAGGAGTTCTCCGTCTACGCTACCAAGGACGGCCGTATTTCTGTCGCTGGTATCACCTCTGAGAACGTTGGTCGTCTTGCTGAGGCCATCTACAAGGTCAAGGGTTAA